Proteins from a single region of Numenius arquata chromosome Z, bNumArq3.hap1.1, whole genome shotgun sequence:
- the CKS2 gene encoding cyclin-dependent kinases regulatory subunit 2 produces MAHKQIYYSDKYFDEQYEYRHVMLPRELSKQVPKSHLMSEEEWRRLGVQQSLGWVHYMIHEPEPHILLFRRPLPKDKQK; encoded by the exons ATGGCCCACAAGCAAATCTACTATTCTGACAAGTACTTTGATGAGCAGTATGAGTACCG ACATGTGATGCTGCCAAGAGAACTTTCAAAACAAGTGCCAAAATCCCACCTGATGTCTGAAGAAGAGTGGAGACGACTTGGTGTTCAGCAGAGTCTTGGCTGGGTTCACTACATGATCCATGAGCCAG AACCGCATATTCTTCTCTTCAGAAGACCTCTTCCAAAGGATAAGCAGAAATGA